TCTGGCGTTCCTCTGGCGCCGCGCGAATCGCGGCCGGCGCTATCGCGCGACGCATAGCCCAAAGCCCGTCCGCTGACAACGCGGCGCCCCCTCGCCATGCCGCATGGCGCGTTCCGCGCCCGCCGGACGCGGCGGAATGCTATGATCGCCGTCGACGGCCCGCGGCGCGGGCGCGGAACGGGAGGCGCTGGTGGCGCGCAGGATCGGAGCGGCGGGGAAGGCGAAGGCGGTCGCGGTGCAGGGCGGCTTGCGCACCGAGGCGGAGCGCGTCGAGGGCGCGCGCTACCGCGCCTGCTTCGAGCGCCATCCCGGCACCTGGGAAAGCAAGATGGACAACTTCCCGAAGTATGTCCGCCGCCAGGCCATGACGCGGTTCCTCGCGCTCTACGAGCTGTTCAAGCTGGTCCAGAACGTCAAGGGATCGGTGGTCGAGTGCGGCGTGCACGAGGGATTCGGCCTGATGACCTGGGCGCGCCTGACCGCGATCCTCGAGCCGGTGAACCTGACGCGGCGCATCTACGGTTTCGACACCTTCGCCGGCTTCCCGTCGGTGGCGGCCAAGGACCGCTCCTCCGTCGGCGCCGCGGTCAGAAAGGGCGCGCTGCGCGCCGACAGCCGCGACGAGCTGCTCGAGCTGTCGGCCATCAACGATTCGACCCGCTTCCTCGGGCACGTGCCGAAGGTCGAGCTGGTGAAGGGCGACGCGACGAGGACGATCCCCGCCTTCATCAAGTCGCATCCGCACCTGCTCGTCAGCCTGCTGTACCTCGACTTCGACCTCCACGCGCCCACCAAGGCGGCGCTCGACCATTTCCTGCCGCGCATGCCCAAGGGCGCGGTGATCGCGTTCGACGAGCTCGACAATCCGCTGTGGCCGGGCGAGACGCTGGCCTGCGTCGAGCTGATGCGCAAAAGACCCTTGAGGATCGAGCGCTTCCCGTTCGATCCGTTCATCGGCTTCGCGCGCCTGGACTGACGGCCGGACGGCCGCGCGCCTCCGCCGGCCGCATGGCCGCGTCGCGCGAGGCGACCGGCCGGGCGCTGGACCGAACCCGGCCCGCATGGTGAATTCCGCACGCGTCGACCGCACCGGCGGCGCGGCCGTTGGGGATCACGCCATGACCGAATTTTTCCTGCCGCGCCGTCGGGCGCTGATCGCCGGCGGCGCCGGCCTGCTGGCCGCGCCGGCCATCGTCCGCGGGGCGTTCGGACAGGGCGCCTATCCGTCGAAGCCCGTGCGCCTGATCGTGGCCTTCGCGCCCGGCGGCACCACGGACCTGCTCGCGCGCCTCGTCGCCAACCATCTGCAGGCGACGATGGGCCAGCAATTCGTGGTCGAGAACCGCACCGGCGCCGGCGGCAACATCGGCGCCGACATCGTCGCCAAGGCGGCGCCCGACGGCTACACGCTGCTGTTCGGCACGGTCGGCTCGGCCGTGACCAACCAGTTCCTCTACAAGAGCATGCCGCACGACTCCAAGACCGCCTTCGCGCCTGTGGCGCTGGTCGGCGAGGTCGCCAACGTGCTGGCCGTGCATCCCGACGTGCCCGCCAGATCGGTGAAGGAGTTCATCGAGCTGGCGAAGGCCAAGGGCGGACAGCTCAACTACGGCTCGCCCGC
The genomic region above belongs to Rhodospirillales bacterium and contains:
- a CDS encoding class I SAM-dependent methyltransferase, with product MDNFPKYVRRQAMTRFLALYELFKLVQNVKGSVVECGVHEGFGLMTWARLTAILEPVNLTRRIYGFDTFAGFPSVAAKDRSSVGAAVRKGALRADSRDELLELSAINDSTRFLGHVPKVELVKGDATRTIPAFIKSHPHLLVSLLYLDFDLHAPTKAALDHFLPRMPKGAVIAFDELDNPLWPGETLACVELMRKRPLRIERFPFDPFIGFARLD
- a CDS encoding tripartite tricarboxylate transporter substrate binding protein produces the protein MTEFFLPRRRALIAGGAGLLAAPAIVRGAFGQGAYPSKPVRLIVAFAPGGTTDLLARLVANHLQATMGQQFVVENRTGAGGNIGADIVAKAAPDGYTLLFGTVGSAVTNQFLYKSMPHDSKTAFAPVALVGEVANVLAVHPDVPARSVKEFIELAKAKGGQLNYGSPAVGGTGHLAMELFKVETGIKVEHIVYKGSSLVIQDLLPGRVQCTIDNLPPYLPHIRSGALRALAVTSSKRWFSLPDTPTIAESGVPGYEAAPWWYVAAPAGTPADIVKKLSDEIVRGVKSADMDKRIRDAGAAPLPGTHEELARHIASETVKWKKVVDAAGLKPE